The Anopheles coluzzii chromosome 2, AcolN3, whole genome shotgun sequence genome window below encodes:
- the LOC125906516 gene encoding uncharacterized protein LOC125906516: MSTSTGAALAALTCLKIPRCRSVKEIGDQVGFQAALNSAVAAIGKLVEPIVAEVRSGFALLQTASTPHNRNSDPRPATGRKRRRIIEDSTSPGVNKIVNSRGNILCAASSPNAYTNTTIGVQPAPTQPHELVGTDRYHHRFKLHLVSHSQIGSGSAYSAYQRPLLWNKWSLL; this comes from the coding sequence ATGTCGACCTCCACTGGAGCTGCATTGGCTGCACTAACATGCTTAAAAATACCGCGCTGCCGTTCGGTAAAAGAAATAGGCGACCAGGTCGGTTTCCAAGCCGCCCTCAACTCAGCTGTAGCAGCTATTGGCAAGCTCGTTGAGCCTATTGTCGCCGAAGTTCGCAGTGGTTTTGCCCTCCTTCAAACTGCATCCACGCCTCACAATCGGAACTCTGATCCTCGACCAGCTACTGGTAGAAAGCGGAGGCGCATAATCGAGGATTCGACATCTCCTGgtgtaaacaaaattgtaaacaGTCGCGGTAACATCCTTTGTGCCGCGTCATCGCCAAACGCATACACCAACACCACGATTGGCGTCCAGCCGGCACCTACACAACCGCATGAACTGGTGGGAACCGATCGTTATCATCACCGCTTCAAGCTGCACCTCGTGAGCCATTCACAGATAGGATCTGGATCCGCCTATTCCGCTTATCAACGGCCGTTACTGTGGAACAAGTGGTCGCTTCTGTAA